A part of Aquibium oceanicum genomic DNA contains:
- a CDS encoding accessory factor UbiK family protein, whose amino-acid sequence MTNGPNRIMDDIAKLMTDAAGAAQGVRREMEGAFRAQAERMLNSMDIVQREEFEAMRDMAVKARAENKKLAARLDEMEARLAAMGGGAAENASSSAPARGRTKK is encoded by the coding sequence ATGACGAACGGACCCAATCGCATTATGGACGACATCGCCAAGCTGATGACGGACGCCGCGGGCGCCGCGCAGGGCGTGCGGCGCGAGATGGAAGGCGCCTTCCGCGCCCAGGCCGAGCGCATGCTCAATTCCATGGACATCGTCCAGCGCGAGGAGTTCGAAGCCATGCGCGACATGGCGGTCAAGGCGCGTGCCGAGAACAAGAAGCTCGCTGCGCGGCTCGACGAAATGGAAGCCAGGCTCGCCGCCATGGGCGGCGGCGCGGCCGAAAACGCCTCTTCGAGCGCTCCCGCGAGGGGGCGGA
- the lgt gene encoding prolipoprotein diacylglyceryl transferase, translating to MEIFLLPLAALPFPEIDPVLLRIGPLAIHWYGIGYVVGILFAWWYAKRLLSNRRLWADGIPPMKPEDLDDFVVWAAAGIVLGGRIGYVLFYDLARYIEEPLAALALWEGGMSFHGGLLGTILAMILFSRSRGIRVWSMFDIVAAGVPVGLGLVRCANFINSELWGRTTDVPWAFVFPNGGPEPRHPSQLYEGALEGLVLFIVLRILTHRFLKLKTPGFVGGAFVAGYGLSRIIVEFFRVPDPQLGYLLGGWLTMGMILSLPMVLAGAWAMATAKPSTSLAR from the coding sequence TTGGAAATCTTCCTCCTGCCGCTCGCGGCACTGCCCTTCCCCGAGATCGACCCGGTCCTGCTCCGGATCGGTCCGCTGGCGATCCACTGGTACGGGATCGGCTATGTCGTGGGCATCCTCTTTGCCTGGTGGTACGCCAAGCGGCTCCTGTCGAACCGGCGGCTGTGGGCCGACGGCATTCCCCCGATGAAGCCGGAGGACCTCGACGATTTCGTCGTCTGGGCCGCGGCCGGCATCGTCCTGGGCGGGCGCATCGGATACGTCCTGTTCTACGATCTGGCCCGCTACATTGAGGAACCGCTGGCGGCGCTGGCGCTCTGGGAAGGCGGCATGTCCTTCCACGGCGGCCTGCTCGGCACGATCCTGGCGATGATCCTGTTTTCGCGGTCGCGCGGCATACGCGTCTGGAGCATGTTCGATATCGTCGCCGCAGGTGTGCCCGTCGGGCTCGGCCTCGTGCGATGCGCCAATTTCATCAATTCCGAACTGTGGGGCCGGACGACGGACGTGCCGTGGGCCTTCGTGTTCCCAAACGGCGGCCCCGAGCCGCGCCACCCGAGCCAACTCTACGAAGGCGCGCTTGAAGGCCTGGTGCTGTTCATCGTGCTGCGCATCCTCACGCACCGGTTCCTGAAGCTGAAGACGCCGGGTTTCGTAGGAGGCGCCTTCGTGGCGGGCTACGGACTGTCGCGCATCATCGTGGAATTCTTCCGGGTGCCCGATCCGCAGCTCGGCTATCTGCTCGGCGGATGGCTGACCATGGGCATGATCCTGTCGCTGCCGATGGTGCTTGCCGGCGCCTGGGCGATGGCAACCGCCAAACCTTCGACTTCCCTTGCAAGATGA
- a CDS encoding class I SAM-dependent methyltransferase — protein MNPLGEKLAALIEQEGPLTIADYMAICLFDPAHGYYTTREPFGAAGDFTTAPEISQMFGELVAVWLYSAWQAAGSPRPLCIAEIGPGRGTLMKDLIRTLSQLDPGLAGEVRFALVEASPRLTEVQKQTLAGSTFSVDWFRQVGDLPWVSTLFVGNEIFDAIPMRQFVRRDGRWRERCVGLDGDGKLTFVQGPGEPDPGLLPADAGSAEEGTLIELAPARNALMDAVAERIARDGGAAIFFDYGHLETGYGDTLQAVRRHAFDEVLGAPGEADLTSHVDFAALGAVAAQYGLSTHMATQGDFLLAMGLRERAGLLGRSADAETRERIVGEARRLAAFDEMGELFKVLAVTPRGVVPPGFAA, from the coding sequence ATGAATCCGTTGGGAGAGAAACTAGCAGCGCTGATCGAACAGGAAGGGCCGCTGACGATCGCCGACTACATGGCGATCTGCCTGTTCGATCCGGCACACGGCTACTACACCACCCGCGAGCCGTTCGGCGCCGCCGGAGACTTCACCACCGCGCCGGAAATCAGTCAGATGTTCGGCGAACTGGTCGCGGTCTGGCTCTATTCGGCCTGGCAGGCGGCGGGCTCTCCCCGACCCCTCTGCATCGCCGAGATCGGGCCGGGACGCGGGACGCTGATGAAGGACCTAATCCGCACGCTTTCGCAACTCGATCCGGGTCTGGCGGGCGAGGTCCGCTTCGCGCTGGTCGAGGCGAGCCCGCGTTTGACTGAGGTACAGAAGCAGACCCTCGCCGGCTCGACGTTCTCCGTGGACTGGTTTCGCCAGGTCGGGGACCTCCCGTGGGTTTCGACACTTTTCGTGGGCAACGAGATCTTCGACGCGATCCCGATGCGCCAGTTCGTGCGCCGCGATGGCAGATGGCGCGAGCGCTGCGTCGGCCTGGACGGCGACGGGAAGCTGACCTTCGTGCAGGGGCCGGGCGAACCCGACCCGGGCCTGCTTCCGGCGGACGCCGGATCGGCCGAGGAGGGAACCCTGATCGAGCTCGCGCCCGCCCGGAATGCATTGATGGACGCGGTCGCCGAGCGCATCGCGCGTGACGGCGGCGCGGCGATCTTCTTCGACTACGGGCACCTCGAGACGGGATACGGCGACACGCTGCAGGCGGTCCGCCGCCATGCCTTCGACGAGGTTCTGGGCGCGCCCGGCGAAGCCGACCTGACGTCGCATGTGGATTTCGCCGCGCTCGGAGCGGTGGCGGCGCAGTATGGGCTTTCGACGCACATGGCGACCCAGGGCGACTTCCTGCTGGCGATGGGACTGCGCGAGCGCGCGGGGCTGCTCGGACGCTCCGCGGATGCCGAAACGCGCGAGCGGATCGTCGGCGAGGCCCGGCGTCTGGCGGCGTTCGACGAGATGGGCGAGCTGTTCAAGGTATTGGCTGTCACCCCGCGCGGCGTAGTCCCTCCGGGTTTCGCCGCGTGA
- the pgeF gene encoding peptidoglycan editing factor PgeF, which translates to MLNDPGPEPLRSPELAGLPAGGIRHGFFTRAGGVSSGLYRGLNVGLGSKDDRESVLENRARVAAWLGVPETNLCTPHQIHSARAVVATGPWTERPQADAVVTDRPGVALGVLAADCGPILFADADARVIGAAHAGWKGALDGVLESTIEAMEQLGARPERIVAVLGPSISQENYEVGPEFVERFTTADPDNQRYFLPSARTGHEKFDLNGYTVDRLRRAGVAASHVGLCTYADEERFFSYRRTTHRGEPDYGRQISAIVLEEI; encoded by the coding sequence ATGCTGAATGACCCAGGACCGGAGCCGCTTCGGTCGCCAGAGCTTGCCGGATTGCCGGCCGGCGGCATCCGCCACGGCTTTTTCACGCGCGCCGGCGGCGTGTCGTCGGGCCTCTACCGCGGACTGAACGTCGGTCTCGGCTCGAAGGACGACCGCGAATCGGTGCTGGAGAACCGCGCCCGCGTCGCCGCCTGGCTCGGCGTTCCGGAAACCAATCTTTGCACCCCACACCAGATCCACTCCGCGCGCGCCGTCGTCGCGACCGGGCCCTGGACGGAGCGGCCACAGGCCGATGCGGTGGTGACCGACCGGCCGGGCGTGGCGCTCGGGGTTTTGGCGGCGGACTGCGGGCCGATCCTCTTCGCCGACGCCGATGCGCGGGTCATCGGCGCCGCGCATGCCGGCTGGAAGGGTGCGCTGGACGGGGTACTGGAAAGCACGATCGAGGCGATGGAGCAGCTTGGCGCCCGACCCGAGCGCATCGTCGCCGTGCTCGGCCCCTCGATCAGCCAGGAGAACTACGAGGTCGGCCCCGAATTCGTCGAACGGTTCACGACGGCCGATCCCGACAACCAGCGCTATTTCCTGCCTTCGGCCAGGACCGGCCACGAGAAGTTCGATCTCAACGGCTATACGGTCGACCGGCTGCGCCGCGCGGGGGTGGCGGCATCGCATGTCGGCCTGTGTACCTATGCCGACGAGGAAAGGTTCTTTTCCTATCGGCGAACGACCCATAGGGGAGAGCCGGACTACGGCCGGCAGATATCGGCGATCGTCCTGGAGGAAATCTGA
- a CDS encoding M24 family metallopeptidase has product MALHFERSEFDARRDRLVIEMADRKLDAMLLFAQESMYWLTGYDTFGYCFFQCLVMKADGSMVLLTRSADLRQARHTSTIDTINLWTDRQGANPTVDLRNLLNEMDLLGCQIGVEYDTHGLTAFNGRRLDEQLQTFGKIIDASGIIPRLRLFKSPAEIAKTTRAAALADDALDAALPLIKQGGDEGKILAAMQGAIFEGGGDYPANEFIVGSGPDALLCRYKAGRRKLNKNDQLTLEWAGAFHHYHSAMMQTIVMGKVSKRHQELYEAARDALMAVETAMVPGKTFGDVFDAHSRVMESHGLTRHRLNACGYSLGARFSPSWMDTPMFYAGNAEPIAPDMTLFAHMIIMDSDTETAMTLGRTYLTTDAEAKRLSRHDLDLIVR; this is encoded by the coding sequence ATGGCGCTTCACTTCGAACGCAGCGAATTCGATGCCCGGCGCGACCGCCTCGTGATCGAGATGGCCGACCGAAAGCTGGACGCCATGCTGCTCTTCGCACAGGAGAGCATGTACTGGCTGACCGGCTACGACACGTTCGGATACTGCTTCTTCCAGTGCTTGGTGATGAAGGCGGACGGCTCGATGGTGCTGCTCACCCGGTCGGCCGACCTGCGCCAGGCGCGCCACACCTCCACGATCGACACGATCAACCTGTGGACGGACCGGCAGGGCGCGAATCCCACCGTGGATCTGCGCAACCTGCTCAACGAGATGGACCTGCTCGGCTGCCAGATCGGCGTCGAATACGACACGCACGGACTGACAGCCTTCAACGGCCGCCGGCTCGACGAGCAATTGCAGACCTTCGGCAAGATCATCGACGCGTCCGGGATCATTCCGCGGCTGCGCCTGTTCAAGAGCCCGGCCGAGATCGCCAAGACGACGCGCGCAGCGGCGCTGGCCGACGACGCGCTCGACGCCGCGCTGCCGCTGATCAAACAGGGCGGGGACGAAGGCAAGATCCTGGCAGCCATGCAGGGCGCGATCTTCGAGGGCGGCGGCGACTATCCCGCCAACGAGTTCATCGTCGGTTCCGGCCCGGATGCGCTGCTGTGCCGCTACAAGGCCGGGCGGCGCAAGCTCAACAAGAACGACCAGCTGACCCTGGAATGGGCCGGAGCGTTTCACCACTATCACTCCGCGATGATGCAGACGATCGTGATGGGCAAGGTCTCCAAGCGCCATCAGGAACTCTACGAGGCCGCCCGGGACGCGCTGATGGCGGTCGAGACCGCCATGGTTCCGGGCAAGACCTTCGGCGACGTCTTCGACGCCCACTCGCGCGTCATGGAGAGCCACGGGCTGACGCGGCACCGGCTGAACGCCTGCGGCTATTCGCTCGGCGCGCGCTTCTCGCCGTCCTGGATGGATACGCCGATGTTCTATGCCGGCAATGCCGAGCCGATCGCGCCGGACATGACGCTCTTCGCCCACATGATCATCATGGATTCCGACACCGAGACGGCGATGACGCTGGGGCGGACCTACCTCACCACCGACGCCGAGGCGAAGCGGCTTTCGCGTCATGATCTGGACTTGATCGTGCGTTGA
- a CDS encoding ribose-phosphate pyrophosphokinase → MKLFAGNSNRVLAEAVARYLNVPLGRASVRRFADQEIFVEIQENVRGEDVFVLQSTSYPANDHLMEMLIMIDAFRRSSARRITAVMPYFGYARQDRRASGRTPISAKLVANMITGAGADRVLTLDLHAGQIQGFFDIPTDNLFAVPVLARDVKAHYQLANVMVVSPDVGGVVRARALAKRIDAPLAIVDKRRERPGESEVMNVIGEVDGKDCLLIDDIVDSGGTLCNAADALLANGATSVTAYITHGVLSGGAVARITGSKLKELVTTDSIQPTSAVEAAHNIRVVSIADLIGEAISRTATEESVSSLFD, encoded by the coding sequence ATGAAACTATTTGCGGGCAACTCCAACCGGGTGCTGGCCGAAGCCGTCGCCCGGTACCTGAACGTTCCCCTGGGGCGGGCGAGCGTCAGGCGGTTCGCCGATCAGGAAATCTTCGTCGAGATCCAGGAGAACGTGCGCGGCGAGGACGTGTTCGTTCTCCAGTCGACCTCCTATCCGGCGAACGATCACCTGATGGAAATGCTCATCATGATCGACGCCTTCCGCCGCTCCTCCGCTCGGCGCATCACCGCCGTCATGCCCTATTTCGGCTATGCGCGGCAGGACCGCCGCGCCTCGGGCCGCACGCCGATCTCGGCCAAGCTGGTGGCCAACATGATCACCGGTGCCGGCGCCGACCGCGTACTCACCCTCGACCTCCATGCCGGGCAGATCCAGGGCTTCTTCGACATCCCGACCGACAACCTCTTCGCCGTTCCCGTGCTGGCGCGCGACGTCAAGGCGCACTACCAGCTCGCGAACGTCATGGTCGTGTCGCCCGACGTCGGCGGCGTGGTGCGGGCGCGGGCGCTCGCCAAGCGCATCGACGCGCCGCTCGCCATCGTCGACAAGCGCCGCGAGCGGCCAGGCGAATCCGAGGTCATGAACGTCATCGGCGAGGTGGACGGCAAGGACTGCCTGCTGATCGACGACATCGTCGATTCGGGCGGAACGCTTTGCAACGCCGCCGATGCGCTGCTTGCCAACGGCGCCACCAGCGTCACGGCCTACATCACCCACGGGGTGCTGTCGGGCGGCGCGGTGGCGCGCATCACCGGGTCCAAGCTCAAGGAACTGGTGACCACCGACTCGATCCAGCCGACCTCTGCCGTCGAGGCCGCGCACAACATCCGCGTCGTCTCCATCGCGGATCTCATCGGCGAAGCGATCTCGCGCACGGCCACGGAAGAATCCGTATCGAGCCTCTTCGACTGA
- a CDS encoding sensor domain-containing diguanylate cyclase, with protein sequence MFERRAVVVFGAVTSTISAITAAILTGASWPYLWIVAEAFLFVTRMRGLVAVDRSSPQQAERRYAKLLFLGIIWGTVFGLGSFGMISAGDHVLVVLAAINVAGAVGNIASRNAPLPRFGILVMAATCIPFTVALLTYGTADMWISLVMGPMWLTGMTFVMLQNHEITVRMIVAELENHRIARTDKLTELPNRILLEERLEELCASLGQAEGDRGFAVLCLDLDDFKPVNDDYGHAVGDKLLGAAARRIHNAIREVDSAYRLGGDEFVVLLPQTSRAEAFFVGSRIITALTRPFDIGAGELVRISASIGSAVADVPDVDPQILLDRADRALYAAKAAGKNVYRDSQTGAGG encoded by the coding sequence GTGTTCGAACGCCGCGCCGTGGTTGTCTTCGGCGCCGTCACCTCCACGATATCGGCCATCACGGCAGCGATCCTCACCGGCGCGTCATGGCCGTATCTTTGGATAGTCGCCGAAGCCTTTCTGTTCGTGACGCGCATGCGCGGGCTGGTAGCCGTCGACCGGTCGTCTCCGCAGCAGGCCGAACGCCGTTATGCCAAGCTGCTCTTCCTCGGCATCATCTGGGGCACGGTCTTCGGCCTCGGCAGCTTCGGGATGATATCCGCGGGAGACCACGTGCTTGTCGTGCTGGCGGCGATCAACGTCGCCGGAGCGGTCGGCAACATCGCCTCGCGCAACGCACCGCTGCCGCGCTTCGGCATACTGGTGATGGCCGCTACCTGCATTCCCTTCACGGTTGCTCTCCTGACCTATGGAACGGCGGACATGTGGATCTCGCTGGTGATGGGACCCATGTGGCTTACGGGCATGACCTTCGTCATGCTGCAGAACCACGAGATCACGGTCCGCATGATCGTCGCCGAACTCGAGAACCACAGGATCGCGCGGACGGACAAGCTCACCGAACTCCCGAACCGCATCCTGCTGGAGGAGCGGCTGGAGGAACTGTGCGCATCGCTTGGGCAGGCCGAGGGCGACAGGGGCTTCGCCGTGCTCTGCCTCGACCTGGACGACTTCAAGCCCGTCAACGACGATTACGGCCACGCGGTCGGCGACAAGCTGCTCGGAGCGGCGGCGCGGCGTATCCACAATGCCATTCGTGAAGTGGATTCGGCCTACCGGTTGGGCGGCGACGAGTTCGTGGTACTCCTGCCGCAGACCTCCCGGGCGGAAGCGTTCTTCGTCGGCTCGCGCATCATTACCGCCCTTACGCGGCCTTTCGACATCGGTGCCGGCGAACTGGTCCGTATCAGTGCCAGCATCGGCAGTGCGGTCGCCGATGTGCCGGACGTCGATCCCCAGATTCTGCTCGATCGGGCCGACCGGGCGCTCTATGCCGCCAAGGCGGCCGGCAAGAATGTCTACCGCGACAGCCAAACCGGGGCCGGGGGATAG
- the chrA gene encoding chromate efflux transporter codes for MSPIPETSPVAPGAHPTLSEAFSVFARIGLLSFGGPAGQIALMHRYLVEEHKWLDEGRFLHALNYCMLLPGPEAMQLATYAGWLLHGVRGGLMAGLLFVLPGAVVLVALTMAYMLVGEVAIVQGLLFGLKAAVLAVVLEALIKVSRRALKGPSAVAIAVAAFVAIAFLGIAFPAIILGAALIGAVLHLFRSPGFRRRDATPVSADAVADTPLPSWARPSLSRLVSIVSVWLVLWFGPLLLLHAALGERHVLAVEASFFSKMAAVTFGGAYAVLAYVAQQAVEVHGWLRPDEMLTGLGLAETTPGPLILVLVFVGYLGAARFSALDPLLGGLAGALVTLWFTFVPCFLWIFAGAPYVETVRNVRWLAAALAAVTAAVVGVIANLAVWFALHVLFGEVNAYAVGPFDLPAPDLASFDAAAAVIALAAGIALLRFHANLIAVLMLSALAGAAMLLVGI; via the coding sequence GTGAGTCCGATCCCCGAAACGTCGCCCGTCGCGCCAGGCGCCCACCCAACGCTCTCCGAAGCCTTCTCCGTCTTCGCCCGCATCGGCCTCCTGTCCTTCGGCGGTCCCGCCGGCCAGATCGCATTGATGCACCGCTACCTCGTCGAGGAGCACAAATGGCTGGACGAGGGGCGCTTCCTGCACGCGTTGAACTACTGCATGCTTCTGCCTGGGCCCGAGGCCATGCAACTCGCGACCTATGCCGGCTGGCTGCTGCACGGCGTGCGGGGCGGGCTGATGGCGGGCCTGCTCTTCGTGCTGCCGGGCGCTGTGGTGCTTGTCGCGCTCACCATGGCTTACATGCTCGTCGGCGAGGTGGCGATCGTGCAGGGGCTGCTCTTCGGGCTGAAGGCGGCGGTGCTCGCCGTCGTGCTGGAGGCGCTGATCAAGGTCTCGAGGCGCGCCTTGAAAGGGCCGTCGGCGGTGGCGATCGCTGTGGCCGCCTTCGTCGCCATCGCTTTCCTGGGCATAGCCTTTCCCGCGATCATCTTGGGCGCGGCGCTGATCGGGGCCGTGCTCCATCTGTTTCGTTCGCCCGGCTTTCGGCGGAGGGATGCGACCCCGGTGTCCGCCGATGCGGTCGCCGACACGCCGCTTCCTTCTTGGGCACGGCCGAGCCTTTCCCGCCTCGTCTCCATCGTTTCCGTCTGGCTGGTGCTTTGGTTCGGCCCGCTGCTCCTCCTCCACGCCGCGCTCGGCGAGCGACATGTGCTTGCGGTCGAGGCCTCGTTCTTCTCCAAGATGGCCGCGGTGACCTTCGGCGGCGCCTATGCGGTGCTCGCCTATGTGGCCCAGCAGGCGGTGGAGGTGCATGGCTGGCTGCGCCCGGACGAGATGCTGACGGGCCTCGGTCTAGCCGAGACCACGCCAGGGCCGCTCATCCTCGTCCTGGTCTTCGTCGGCTACCTGGGAGCGGCGCGCTTTTCGGCGCTGGATCCGCTGCTCGGCGGTCTCGCTGGCGCGCTGGTGACTTTGTGGTTCACCTTCGTGCCCTGCTTCCTGTGGATTTTCGCCGGCGCGCCCTATGTCGAGACGGTGCGAAACGTCCGCTGGCTGGCGGCGGCGCTGGCCGCCGTCACGGCCGCGGTGGTCGGCGTGATCGCCAATCTCGCTGTCTGGTTCGCCCTTCACGTGCTCTTCGGTGAAGTGAATGCCTATGCCGTTGGTCCGTTCGATCTTCCCGCGCCGGACCTCGCCAGCTTCGATGCGGCGGCCGCGGTCATCGCTCTCGCTGCCGGCATCGCGCTCCTGCGCTTCCACGCCAATCTGATTGCCGTTCTGATGCTTTCGGCGCTCGCCGGCGCGGCCATGCTTCTCGTCGGGATCTGA
- a CDS encoding rhodanese-like domain-containing protein: MPIPINLDDLLSLPQPPVLIDVRKAPARSSSGRTIPDAERGEPERATEWGLAFRGRRVVVFCVHGHEVSQGVADALTGLGIDAAYLEGGFAAWEAAGNPVVAIGARP, encoded by the coding sequence ATGCCGATCCCGATCAATCTCGACGATCTCCTGTCCCTTCCCCAACCGCCCGTGCTCATTGATGTGCGCAAGGCGCCGGCGCGATCGTCGTCAGGCAGGACCATCCCCGATGCCGAGCGCGGCGAACCCGAGCGGGCGACCGAATGGGGACTGGCGTTCAGGGGCCGCCGCGTGGTCGTCTTTTGCGTCCACGGACATGAAGTGAGCCAGGGCGTCGCCGACGCACTGACCGGACTCGGCATCGATGCCGCCTATCTCGAAGGCGGTTTCGCGGCGTGGGAGGCCGCGGGAAACCCGGTGGTTGCGATCGGAGCCCGGCCGTGA
- a CDS encoding cupin domain-containing protein translates to MQHSKSGARATKRASSDWFTGTVWQDPIVEADEPARVRAASVSFEPGARTNWHTHPLGQTLHVVSGLGLAQKLGEPIIEIRPGDTLWIAPGEKHWHGAGPDTGMTHIAIHEALDGKHIDWMEPVTDAQYAGNS, encoded by the coding sequence ATGCAACATTCCAAGAGCGGCGCGCGCGCGACGAAGAGAGCCTCTTCCGACTGGTTCACCGGTACCGTCTGGCAGGACCCGATTGTGGAGGCGGACGAGCCGGCGCGGGTGAGGGCCGCGTCGGTCAGTTTCGAGCCCGGCGCGCGCACCAACTGGCATACGCATCCGCTTGGCCAGACGCTGCACGTCGTGTCCGGCCTCGGACTGGCGCAGAAGCTCGGGGAGCCGATCATCGAAATTCGCCCCGGCGATACGCTGTGGATCGCGCCGGGCGAAAAACACTGGCACGGCGCGGGGCCGGACACCGGCATGACCCACATCGCCATACACGAGGCGCTGGACGGCAAGCATATCGACTGGATGGAGCCGGTCACCGACGCGCAGTACGCCGGAAATAGCTGA
- a CDS encoding LysR family transcriptional regulator, with protein sequence MTSRLDSDLLRTFVAVAETGNITRAAEQVHRTQSAVSMQIKRLEEQVGGPLFARGSRGVEITRRGDQLLSNARRIVSLMDETVAMLDAPALDGKVRIGIPEEYGQRVLSRALGAFSKRQPNVEVTVRYGFSADHFAKVRNGELDLAVIFEWQDFSEGEVLMTDPTVWVTSELHRMHEERPLPIALYGSSGWCRNFAIRSLEQRGIDYRVAYVSDTNGGLKLAVTSGLAIAPISRSNIPEECRALSHEDGFGDIDASHVVLHRNPAAKGPAVNGMATAIREAFSLNQPALS encoded by the coding sequence ATGACCTCGCGCCTGGACAGCGACCTTTTGCGAACCTTCGTCGCCGTGGCGGAAACTGGCAACATCACCAGGGCGGCCGAGCAGGTGCACCGCACGCAGTCGGCGGTCTCGATGCAGATCAAGCGGCTGGAGGAACAGGTCGGAGGGCCACTGTTCGCCCGCGGATCGCGCGGCGTCGAGATCACCCGCAGGGGCGACCAGCTCCTGTCGAATGCCAGGCGCATCGTCTCCTTGATGGACGAAACGGTCGCAATGCTCGATGCGCCGGCGCTTGATGGAAAGGTCCGCATCGGAATTCCGGAGGAGTATGGCCAGCGTGTGCTGTCGCGGGCGCTCGGCGCCTTCTCGAAGCGGCAACCCAATGTCGAGGTCACCGTCCGGTATGGCTTCTCCGCCGATCACTTCGCGAAGGTCCGCAACGGCGAACTCGACCTGGCGGTGATCTTTGAGTGGCAGGATTTTTCCGAAGGAGAGGTACTGATGACGGACCCGACCGTCTGGGTGACGTCGGAGCTGCACCGCATGCACGAGGAGCGGCCCTTGCCGATCGCACTCTACGGCAGCTCGGGCTGGTGCCGGAACTTCGCGATACGTTCGCTCGAACAGCGCGGGATCGACTATAGGGTGGCCTATGTCAGCGACACCAACGGCGGCTTGAAGCTCGCCGTCACCTCAGGCCTCGCGATTGCACCCATCTCGCGCAGCAACATCCCCGAGGAATGCCGCGCCCTGAGCCACGAGGACGGTTTCGGCGACATCGATGCCTCGCATGTGGTTCTGCACCGGAACCCCGCCGCCAAGGGTCCGGCGGTAAACGGTATGGCGACAGCCATCCGCGAGGCTTTCTCGCTCAACCAGCCGGCGCTGTCGTAG
- a CDS encoding DUF1127 domain-containing protein, which translates to MAYSQTFQGSIPLRRSVPTAPSAKTPSVPLASLLDRRDDHLLADVGLTRDEVGGPAASFWRDWNAAKEPWSL; encoded by the coding sequence ATGGCTTATTCGCAGACGTTTCAGGGAAGCATTCCCCTCCGCCGGTCGGTACCAACAGCCCCCTCGGCGAAGACTCCCTCCGTCCCGCTGGCGAGCCTTCTAGACCGGCGCGACGACCATCTGCTGGCTGACGTCGGCCTGACCCGCGACGAGGTGGGCGGACCGGCGGCCAGCTTCTGGCGCGACTGGAATGCGGCGAAGGAGCCCTGGTCGCTCTGA
- a CDS encoding DUF502 domain-containing protein: MRSIGRTIIIGLLTAAPLVITWLIVRFLFQVLSGFGEPWIRGVSRGLRATNPGIADLLLNDTLQSVAAVLIVLAFLYLLGWAAGRVLGQRLISLFEKAIGAIPFVESIYRATKRFLAISGPSGEGGRRVVLIDFPSRDMKAIGIVTRTLRDATTGEELAAVYVPTAPNPTNGYIEIVPIAKLTFTDWTFDQAMSFVVTGGSNAPEDIHYSQSAEPVATQPAEDPPR, translated from the coding sequence TTGAGATCGATCGGACGCACCATCATCATTGGTCTGCTGACGGCGGCCCCTCTCGTCATCACCTGGCTGATCGTGCGGTTCCTGTTCCAGGTTCTCTCGGGTTTTGGCGAACCCTGGATTCGGGGCGTTTCGCGTGGGCTGCGCGCCACAAACCCCGGGATCGCGGACCTGCTGCTCAACGACACGCTGCAGTCGGTGGCGGCCGTGCTGATCGTGCTTGCCTTCCTCTATCTGCTCGGCTGGGCTGCGGGACGGGTGCTCGGGCAGCGGCTTATTTCCCTCTTCGAGAAGGCGATCGGCGCGATCCCCTTCGTCGAGAGCATCTACCGCGCGACCAAGCGGTTCCTCGCGATCTCCGGCCCCTCGGGCGAGGGGGGGCGCCGGGTCGTTCTGATCGACTTCCCTTCGCGGGACATGAAAGCGATCGGGATCGTGACGCGCACCCTGCGCGACGCCACCACGGGAGAGGAACTCGCCGCCGTCTACGTGCCCACCGCGCCCAACCCCACGAACGGCTACATCGAGATCGTCCCGATCGCCAAGCTGACCTTCACGGACTGGACGTTCGATCAGGCGATGTCGTTCGTGGTCACCGGCGGCTCGAACGCGCCGGAGGATATCCACTACTCGCAATCGGCCGAACCGGTGGCCACACAGCCCGCGGAAGACCCGCCGCGGTAG